A stretch of Zootoca vivipara chromosome 13, rZooViv1.1, whole genome shotgun sequence DNA encodes these proteins:
- the LOC118094615 gene encoding Golgi-associated RAB2 interactor protein 3-like — MDEGEPKEAQGVHNALKSVIEAVQKSSPRESAEGRGKTLKSQLSSVSAGGDYGKGLFNREMGPLQSQLSQGEYALLKLAPMLESDFVQINKRGEVIDVHNQVQTVTVGVACTSSSMTVPNVLLLARPTCPPEEKPQKFKKLLRQSSSSLGLELTRLIPLHFVKISLHNAEKKQLRFKLASGRTFYLQLCPQPGMKEDVFKLWVKVVNMLRPPSDQGPLLHSKSEDPGGSGEALTDRAQSLGSLNLEETVSIRSIYSPAEVRSPAQEDVRSRRSLVLSMGSQPSSRAPSPSPFESEGRTTDFEELGLPEPLERPPSTRSRGSQPERTERSPKMSSIVLIDISRDEDGGKTRITGSSRTTSRIVSLIRSCSWGRRKRSKSRDARSRGKGKKR, encoded by the exons GACGAGGGAAGACGCTGAAATCCCAGCTGTCCAGCGTCTCAGCGGGAGGCGACTACGGCAAAGGACTTTTCAACAGGGAGATGGGACCATTGCAGAGCCAGCTTAGTCAAGGGGAATACGCCTTACTCAAGCTTGCTCCCATGTTGGAAAGTGACTTTGTGCAG ATTAACAAGCGAGGAGAGGTGATTGACGTACACAACCAAGTCCAGACCGTGACTGTCGGGGTTGCCTGCACCTCCTCCAGCATGACGGTCCCCAACGTGCTGCTTCTGGCTCGCCCCACCTGCCCTCCCGAAGAGAAGCCCCAGAAGTTTAAAAAATTGCTCCGCCAGTCTTCCTCGTCGCTGGGATTAGAGCTCACCAG GCTTATCCCTCTGCATTTTGTCAAGATCTCGCTCCACAATGCAGAGAAGAAGCAGCTGCGATTCAAGCTGGCGAGCGGCCGCACCTTCTACTTGCAGCTCTGCCCCCAGCCTGGCATGAAAGAGGATGTCTTCAAACTGTGGGTCAAGGTGGTCAACATGCTCCGGCCACCCTCAGACCAAGGGCCCTTATTGCACAGCAAGAGCGAAGACCCTGGGGGGTCTGGGGAGGCCCTGACTGATAGGGCACAG AGCCTGGGATCCTTAAACCTAGAAGAAACAGTGAGCATCCGTAGTATCTATTCACCCGCTGAAGTTCGCAGCCCTGCACAAGAGGATGTCAGGAGCAGGCGCAGCCTGGTTTTGTCCATGGGGAGCCAGCCCAGCTCCAGAGCCCCCAGCCCTTCTCCATTTGAAAGCGAAGGAAGGACAACTGACTTTGAGGAGCTGGGGTTGCCAGAGCCATTGGAGCGCCCGCCCAGCACCAGGAGTCGGGGCAGTCAGCCCGAGAGGACTGAGAGAAGCCCTAAGATGAGCAG TATTGTCCTTATAGACATCAGCAGGGATGAAGATGGAGGCAAAACCAGAATTACCG GTTCAAGCCGGACGACCAGCAGGATTGTCTCACTCATCAGATCCTGCTCCTGGGGGAGGCGGAAGAGGAGCAAGAGCCGAGATGCCAGGTCCCGGGGCAAAGGAAAGAAACGCTGA